Proteins encoded within one genomic window of Humulus lupulus chromosome 1, drHumLupu1.1, whole genome shotgun sequence:
- the LOC133817402 gene encoding classical arabinogalactan protein 1-like: MAVSFALVVAIAALLVVSTHAQSLAPSPYEQTPRTISPTPAQSPMITATPALTVTAITLTAASTTSTNVTSSPSSSPVVTDVLASSPSSISRSSSSSPTGSGSICWKCSIAIQTYLCDHVFQAYKTTLHVPRDRQT; the protein is encoded by the coding sequence ATGGCGGTGAGCTTTGCTTTGGTAGTAGCAATTGCAGCATTGCTAGTGGTCTCCACCCATGCCCAGTCCCTTGCTCCTTCTCCATATGAACAAACTCCCAGGACAATCTCTCCTACTCCGGCTCAGTCACCTATGATAACTGCTACTCCTGCTTTGACGGTGACTGCCATAACTTTGACGGCTGCTTCCACGACATCTACCAATGTTACATCTTCACCATCTTCTTCACCTGTTGTCACTGATGTTCTAGCTTCATCTCCATCATCAATCTCTAGATCTTCTTCTAGCTCTCCAACAGGGAGTGGATCGATATGTTGGAAATGCAGTATAGCTATACAGACGTATTTGTGTGATCATGTGTTTCAAGCCTACAAAACTACCTTACATGTGCCACGGGACCGACAAACATGA